A portion of the Salarias fasciatus chromosome 15, fSalaFa1.1, whole genome shotgun sequence genome contains these proteins:
- the LOC115402060 gene encoding zinc finger protein 569-like isoform X1 produces the protein MRSHTGEKPYSCETCGKSFSKRSSLLSHMRIHTDETPYSCETCGKSFNIQSNLLRHIRNHTGEKPYSCETCGKSFNAHNTLLQHMRIHTGEKPYSCETCGKSFIAHHTLLSHMRTHTGEKPYSCETCGKSFTVYATLWRHMRTHTGEKPYSCGTCGKRFSQQDHLLSHKRIHTGEKPYSCETCGKRFCRQSNLLSHMRSHTGEKPYSCETCGKGFSQQSNLSRHMRTHTGEKPYYCETCRKSFSNQRSLSDHMNIHTGEKPYSCETCGKSFSANQTLLSHMRIHTGEKPYSCGTCGRRFSMKCNLLSHIRTHTGEKSHSCETCGKSFYQKRSLLSHMRTHTGEKPYSCGICGKSFSQQSYLSVHMKTHTGQKPYSCGTCGESFSQQSNLSRHMRTHTGEKPFSCGTCGMTFCHRRSWMHHLKSHK, from the coding sequence atgaggagtcacacaggtgagaagccatattcttgcgaaacatgtggaaaaagttttagTAAACGGAGTTCTTTGTTGTCCCACATGAGGATTCACACAGATGAGAcaccatattcttgtgaaacatgtggaaaaagcttcaaTATTCAGAGtaatttgttgcgccacattagaaatcacacaggtgagaagccgtattcttgtgaaacttgtggaaaaagtttcaatGCACATAACACTTTGTTGCAACACATgaggattcacacaggtgagaagccatattcttgtgaaacatgtggaaaaagcttcattGCACATCACACTTTGTTGtcccacatgaggactcacacaggtgagaaaccgtattcttgtgaaacttgtggaaaaagtttcactGTATATGCAACTTTGTGGcgccacatgaggactcacacaggtgagaagccctattcttgtggaacatgtggaaaACGTTTTAGTCAACAGGATCATTTGTTGTCCCACAAgaggattcacacaggtgagaagccgtactcttgtgaaacatgtggaaaacgTTTTTGTCGACAGAGTAATTTGTTGTCCCACATGAGgagtcacacaggtgagaagccgtactcttgtgaaacatgtggtaAAGGTTTTAGTCAACAGAGTAATTTGTCAcgccacatgaggactcacacaggtgagaagccatattatTGTGAAACATGTCGAAAAAGCTTCAGTAATCAGCGTAGTTTGTCAGACCACATGAAtattcacacaggtgaaaagccgtactcttgtgaaacttgtggaaaaagtttcagtgcaAATCAAACTTTGTTGTCCCACATgaggattcacacaggtgagaagccatattcttgtggaacatgtggaagAAGATTCAGTATGAAGTGTAATTTGTTGTCCCACattagaactcacacaggtgagaagtcgcactcttgtgaaacatgtggaaaaagtttttaTCAGAAGAGGAGTTTGTTGtcccacatgaggactcacacaggtgagaagccatattcttgtggaATATGCGGAAAAAGCTTCAGTCAACAGAGTTATTTGTCGGTCCACATGAAGACTCACACAGGtcagaagccatattcttgtggaacatgtggggAAAGTTTTAGTCAACAGAGTAATTTGTCGcgccacatgaggactcacacaggtgagaagccgttctcttgtggaacatgtggaatGACATTTTGTCATCGTCGTTCATGGATGCACCACCTTAAAAGTCACAAATAG